In the Carboxydothermus hydrogenoformans Z-2901 genome, one interval contains:
- the mtnA gene encoding S-methyl-5-thioribose-1-phosphate isomerase, whose translation MDTMYWKDNTLFLLDQTKLPIEVKYVKLKTYEEVAEAIVSMKVRGAPAIGAAAAYGMVLGVMGYRNDQNLEVYLKNVYETLKNTRPTAVNLFWALDRMWKKYLEVKNQTFEEIANALLNEANSIFYEDIELNKKIGAYGLEVVPENASILTHCNAGALATAGYGTALGVVRAAFEAGKLRKVFADETRPLLQGARLTAFELLEDGIDVTLICDNMAGYVMSLGLVDLVVVGADRVTANGDVANKIGTYSLAILAKEHGIPFYVAAPYSTIDLNLTSGQDIPIEERNPDEVRKIGDRLIAPPQVKVFNPAFDVTPAKYITGIITDRGIVRPPYKENIKKLFGGK comes from the coding sequence ATGGATACAATGTACTGGAAAGATAATACCTTATTTTTATTAGATCAAACGAAATTACCTATCGAAGTTAAATACGTTAAACTTAAAACATATGAAGAGGTGGCAGAAGCTATTGTCTCAATGAAGGTCCGCGGGGCACCGGCCATTGGGGCTGCGGCAGCTTACGGAATGGTTCTCGGGGTTATGGGGTATAGAAATGATCAGAATTTAGAGGTTTATCTTAAAAATGTTTATGAAACGCTTAAAAATACCCGGCCAACCGCCGTTAATTTATTTTGGGCTTTAGACCGGATGTGGAAAAAATATCTTGAAGTAAAAAATCAAACCTTCGAAGAAATAGCTAATGCCCTTTTAAATGAAGCCAACAGCATATTTTATGAAGATATTGAACTGAATAAAAAAATTGGGGCTTATGGCTTAGAAGTTGTTCCTGAAAATGCCTCAATTTTAACCCACTGTAATGCCGGTGCCTTGGCAACTGCCGGCTATGGGACTGCTTTAGGTGTTGTCAGGGCCGCTTTTGAGGCGGGAAAATTAAGGAAGGTTTTTGCCGATGAAACCCGTCCTTTACTGCAGGGTGCGCGCTTAACTGCTTTTGAACTATTAGAAGATGGAATTGATGTTACTTTAATATGCGATAACATGGCCGGTTATGTGATGAGCCTTGGGCTGGTTGATTTAGTTGTTGTTGGGGCAGACCGGGTTACCGCAAACGGTGATGTAGCCAATAAAATTGGTACATATTCTTTAGCGATTTTAGCAAAAGAACATGGGATACCTTTTTATGTTGCTGCTCCTTATTCTACTATTGATTTGAATTTAACTTCAGGACAGGATATCCCCATTGAAGAAAGAAATCCTGATGAAGTTCGAAAAATTGGCGACCGGTTAATAGCCCCGCCCCAGGTTAAAGTTTTTAACCCTGCTTTTGATGTAACTCCGGCAAAATATATTACCGGGATAATAACCGATAGAGGAATTGTTCGTCCTCCCTATAAAGAAAATATTAAAAAACTCTTTGGAGGTAAATAA
- a CDS encoding pyrimidine-nucleoside phosphorylase: MRAYDIILKKRNGEKLSKEEIYFFVHGFTRGEIPDYQMAAFLMAVYFQGMDDEEVADLTMAMVESGDKVDLSAISGIKVDKHSTGGVGDKTTLVLAPLVAAVGVPVAKMSGRGLGHTGGTLDKLESIAGFNVALSPEEFIKQVNDIGIAVIGQTAKLAPADGKMYALRDVTATVDSLPLIASSIMSKKIAGGADAIVLDVKTGSGAFMKDLEGSIQLAQAMVKIGERVGRETIAVISEMGEPLGFAVGNSLEVKEAIATLKGEGPEDLTELCLTLGGYMVFLARKADTFETGKEMLKEALQSGKAFAKLKEFVKSQGGNVHQIDDPALLPKAQAISQIKAEKEGFVIEVDALKVGLGAMYLGAGRAKKEDKIDHSVGIVLRKKVGDKVLRGDVLAELHYNDEKKLEDAQKIVFAAFKIDSRPPQKAPFIKAVVTSKGVEKYV; encoded by the coding sequence ATGAGAGCGTACGACATTATCTTGAAAAAACGGAACGGAGAAAAACTTTCTAAAGAGGAAATTTACTTTTTTGTCCATGGTTTTACCCGTGGTGAGATTCCTGACTACCAAATGGCAGCCTTCCTAATGGCAGTTTATTTTCAAGGAATGGATGATGAAGAAGTTGCCGATTTGACCATGGCAATGGTGGAGTCCGGGGATAAAGTAGATCTTTCAGCAATTTCCGGGATAAAGGTTGACAAGCATAGTACCGGGGGTGTAGGTGATAAAACGACTTTAGTTTTAGCACCGCTTGTGGCTGCGGTGGGGGTTCCAGTTGCCAAAATGTCCGGACGCGGCTTGGGACACACCGGTGGAACTTTAGATAAGTTAGAATCCATTGCCGGTTTTAATGTAGCTTTATCCCCGGAAGAGTTTATAAAGCAGGTTAATGATATAGGTATAGCGGTTATAGGGCAGACGGCAAAACTTGCTCCAGCTGATGGCAAAATGTACGCTTTAAGAGATGTAACAGCTACGGTAGATAGTCTCCCGCTGATTGCTTCCAGCATCATGTCCAAGAAAATTGCTGGTGGCGCCGATGCCATAGTCTTAGATGTTAAAACCGGTAGCGGAGCTTTTATGAAGGATTTAGAAGGAAGCATTCAGTTGGCACAAGCCATGGTAAAGATCGGCGAGAGGGTTGGGAGAGAAACGATCGCTGTTATATCAGAAATGGGTGAACCTCTGGGGTTTGCCGTGGGTAATAGCCTGGAAGTGAAAGAGGCAATAGCGACCTTAAAGGGTGAAGGGCCGGAGGATTTAACAGAACTTTGTCTTACCTTAGGCGGATATATGGTTTTTCTCGCCCGGAAGGCCGATACTTTTGAAACCGGTAAGGAAATGTTAAAAGAAGCTTTGCAATCGGGTAAGGCTTTTGCCAAGTTAAAAGAGTTTGTCAAAAGCCAGGGAGGTAATGTGCACCAAATTGACGACCCTGCGCTTTTACCAAAAGCACAAGCGATATCCCAAATTAAAGCGGAAAAAGAAGGCTTTGTCATTGAGGTTGATGCGTTAAAGGTTGGTTTAGGTGCCATGTACTTAGGAGCTGGCAGGGCAAAGAAAGAAGACAAAATTGACCACAGTGTTGGGATTGTTTTAAGGAAAAAAGTTGGAGATAAAGTGCTAAGAGGAGATGTCTTAGCCGAACTTCACTATAATGATGAAAAGAAATTGGAAGATGCGCAAAAAATTGTATTTGCAGCTTTTAAAATTGATAGTAGGCCCCCTCAAAAGGCTCCATTTATTAAAGCTGTGGTGACGTCTAAGGGAGTAGAGAAATATGTCTGA
- a CDS encoding class II aldolase/adducin family protein: MSREELLAAAREVVLEGLVVSPWGNLSLRISDDSFLITPSGVDYKTMDSEDLVEIGLDGNIKQGKLKPSSEYQLHLEIYKARRDIRAIVHTHSPYASAFAVARKRLPAVIEDLAQIVGGDVEVAKYALPGTGVLARNAVLALGNKFAVLLANHGVVGVGRNMEEALRVVRVVEKGAKVFLLSTIIGGPVLLEPEEIQVMHDFYLNKYGQR, translated from the coding sequence GTGAGCAGGGAAGAGTTATTAGCCGCAGCCCGAGAGGTTGTTTTGGAAGGCCTGGTGGTATCTCCTTGGGGAAATTTAAGCCTAAGAATTAGCGATGATTCTTTTCTTATTACCCCAAGCGGTGTGGATTATAAAACTATGGATTCGGAGGACTTAGTTGAGATCGGCTTGGATGGGAATATCAAACAGGGAAAGCTAAAGCCTTCATCGGAGTACCAGCTGCACTTGGAAATTTACAAAGCCAGGAGGGATATTCGGGCGATTGTTCATACCCACAGTCCGTATGCTTCGGCTTTTGCTGTAGCCCGCAAACGGTTGCCGGCGGTGATTGAAGATTTAGCCCAGATTGTTGGTGGAGATGTAGAAGTTGCTAAATATGCTCTACCGGGTACGGGAGTGCTGGCTCGAAACGCGGTATTAGCTTTGGGAAACAAATTTGCAGTTCTTTTAGCCAATCATGGCGTAGTTGGGGTAGGAAGGAACATGGAAGAAGCTTTGCGAGTTGTACGGGTAGTGGAAAAAGGAGCAAAAGTTTTTCTTCTTTCGACAATTATTGGTGGTCCGGTATTATTGGAACCGGAAGAAATTCAGGTAATGCATGATTTTTATTTAAATAAATACGGGCAAAGGTAG